The Astyanax mexicanus isolate ESR-SI-001 chromosome 14, AstMex3_surface, whole genome shotgun sequence genome window below encodes:
- the ankrd1a gene encoding ankyrin repeat domain-containing protein 1 encodes MGLLRVEDLVTGRRSDGKEVAGEACAEVYATGEYETAVNSEKQDGFHAHADLSATVDKEQNEHNPTLNIDRLGHLKLETVDDLFGILQLKKRRKERKILAQKKEAEPEILPETVDQPTFLKAAEENKIAVVEKYLSDGGDPNTSDHFRRSALHKACSQGHIEVMKKLLEAGASIEQKDKLDATAVHWACRGGSLPALELLLNEGGKISSRDKLYSTPLHVAVRTGHYECAEHLIHCGADISAKDREGDTPLHDAVRINRFKMIKLLLMYGANMKTKNNDGKTPMESLLAWQSGAKNILCNFKEDAACTTH; translated from the exons ATGGGATTGCTACGTGTTGAAGACTTG GTTACAGGCAGGAGGTCTGATGGTAAAGAGGTGGCTGGTGAGGCGTGTGCAGAAGTGTACGCTACGGGGGAGTATGAGACGGCTGTTAACAGTGAGAAACAGGACGGATTCCACGCACATGCTGACCTGAGCGCAACGGTAGACAAAGAGCAGAATGAACACAACCCCACACTTAAT ATTGACCGGTTAGGGCACTTGAAGCTGGAGACTGTAGACGATCTCTTCGGCATCCTGCagctgaagaagaggaggaaagaGAGGAAGATACTTGCTCAGAAGAAAGAGGCTGAACCAGAGATCCTG cCGGAAACCGTGGATCAGCCCACGTTCCTCAAAGCTGCTGAGGAAAATAAGATCGCTGTGGTGGAGAAGTACCTGTCTGATGGTGGAGACCCCAACACCAGTGATCAT ttCAGACGTTCTGCTCTGCACAAAGCTTGTTCCCAAGGTCACATCGAGGTCATGAAGAAACTTCTGGAGGCTGGAGCTTCCATCGAGCAAAAAGACAAG CTGGATGCTACAGCGGTGCACTGGGCCTGCAGAGGGGGCAGTCTGCCAGCACTGGAGCTGCTGCTAAATGAGGGAGGCAAGATCAGCTCCAGAGACAAG CTGTACAGCACTCCTCTACACGTAGCTGTCAGGACTGGTCATTACGAGTGTGCAGAACATCTCATCCACTGTGGGGCAGATATCAGCGCTAAAGACAGG GAAGGAGACACGCCCTTGCACGATGCGGTGAGGATCAACAGGTTCAAAATgattaagctgctgctgatgtatggGGCCAACATGAAGACCAAGAATAAC GATGGAAAGACGCCAATGGAGAGTCTTCTTGCTTGGCAAAGTGGGGCGAAGAACATCCTTTGCAACTTTAAGGAGGATGCAGCTTGCACAactcattag